The following proteins are co-located in the Flectobacillus major DSM 103 genome:
- a CDS encoding DUF4249 domain-containing protein codes for MSFRKYLKIMLLLACCTSLQSCVDPYEIDFEKDGKRLVVEGFFTDNAQEPDTIKIYYSSYSQEFAKTLAIEGIKAFIQVEETKEQIALLSPSVGRFVPPKSFVALPNQHYRLLFSLPNGDQYQSTAEQLTTTPPIAKVHSQFNLKSKMSDDGQSYLSAHELYVDYQDIPNKTNFYLWRYTHYERLQHCKTCNNSILDYGSQQCVVASGNLRGRPYFDYGCEGLCYAIFHNPNIIVQSDRASDGRLVQNKLVAQIPYYYDYGCLVNIEQISVSLEVYKFYKLVELLSSSSGGLADTPPSAIVGNIQNITNPDEKVVGFFGVANIQKQQFWLDRTDATGKYAYILGHLIVEEPSNPPTRPPFAACVPSDTRTPIQPKGWKN; via the coding sequence ATGTCCTTCAGAAAATATTTGAAAATCATGCTATTGCTAGCATGTTGTACTTCGTTGCAATCCTGTGTTGACCCCTATGAAATAGATTTTGAAAAAGATGGAAAAAGGTTAGTGGTAGAAGGCTTTTTTACCGACAATGCACAAGAGCCCGACACCATTAAAATTTACTATTCTTCCTATTCACAGGAGTTTGCCAAAACTTTGGCAATAGAGGGCATAAAAGCCTTTATTCAGGTGGAAGAAACCAAAGAACAAATAGCCCTATTATCGCCAAGTGTAGGAAGATTTGTTCCTCCCAAATCGTTTGTAGCACTTCCTAATCAGCATTACCGTTTGTTATTTAGTTTGCCCAATGGCGACCAATACCAGTCTACTGCCGAACAACTCACCACAACACCGCCAATCGCCAAAGTACATAGCCAGTTTAATCTGAAAAGCAAAATGTCGGACGATGGCCAAAGCTATCTTTCGGCACATGAGTTATATGTTGACTATCAGGATATTCCGAATAAAACCAATTTTTATCTTTGGCGATATACGCATTACGAAAGGCTTCAGCACTGCAAAACCTGTAATAACTCTATATTAGACTACGGTTCACAACAATGTGTTGTGGCTAGCGGAAACCTTAGAGGTAGGCCCTATTTTGATTATGGCTGTGAAGGGCTTTGTTATGCTATTTTTCATAATCCCAATATAATAGTACAATCGGACCGAGCTTCGGACGGGCGTTTGGTTCAAAACAAATTAGTAGCCCAGATTCCCTATTATTATGATTATGGCTGCCTGGTCAATATCGAACAAATTAGCGTATCGTTAGAAGTATATAAGTTTTATAAATTAGTAGAATTATTATCGAGTTCATCTGGTGGGCTAGCAGATACGCCACCATCGGCTATTGTTGGCAATATTCAGAATATCACCAACCCCGATGAAAAAGTAGTTGGTTTTTTTGGGGTAGCCAATATCCAAAAACAACAGTTTTGGCTCGATAGAACCGATGCTACAGGAAAATATGCCTACATATTGGGGCATTTAATAGTAGAAGAACCGTCAAACCCACCAACGAGGCCACCATTTGCTGCTTGTGTTCCAAGCGACACCCGAACGCCCATTCAGCCCAAAGGTTGGAAAAACTAA
- a CDS encoding sensor histidine kinase codes for MVGITFNICAIDTKQKGYTLSYYKNKAENAKVNRQYDSVFYYAQKGYLIAKQQRIRSYLPYYYYYLCFYYKLIKNDLPEADKLIKKAAKEALILKDYFIYGQIMYQQATIYLDMDRQYEAVNQIFHNIKSSGIPKSIKPVSNNFIVLSNLYLKLGEDSLWAHYLRKYIVASNEYYNKNNKPITIQQIDNFFLAELSLYKHDADNTYKYLKEAQRLYQQHKLSTEVYHRSLIMVLNTCIKYHNEREAPRIMAMIHPSYFYRQKSPEKAAYYFYRSVIHVYNKDYSKARKMLNKRAVICKNTIEDNMLVLETQFKVLEHEGKYKEALYIYKKMDSLSARQKEKLKKLELKTLEQKLIDDYNSLQIYSMKQKVKIQSLEKVQQQQQLLVAQKKIILISILLIGLFVMLVIFINLGSKLRKQTKKLALLIENKDRIFSIIGHDLRGPIISILSLSPQINRPGFQLNQEKYLKNLLFTVDNLLQWSISQQEKIFPKRIEINVFDVIEEVLEELEAFIQLAEVDIRVNYNINDTIVVFDEYHLKIIIRNILHNAIKFTPKKGAIYIYTTHTDFLNIHIQDTGNGIGSSVHHTNARSTKIGLELVHKLIDLNKAKLKVVSQQGIGTNVSIIFWG; via the coding sequence ATGGTCGGAATAACTTTTAATATATGTGCTATTGATACAAAACAAAAGGGTTATACATTATCATACTATAAAAATAAAGCTGAAAATGCAAAGGTAAATCGTCAATACGATAGCGTGTTTTACTATGCCCAAAAAGGATATTTAATAGCAAAACAACAGCGTATCAGGTCTTACTTGCCATACTACTACTACTATCTTTGCTTTTATTATAAGCTTATAAAAAATGATTTGCCAGAAGCAGATAAATTGATAAAAAAGGCAGCAAAAGAGGCTCTAATTCTAAAAGATTATTTCATATATGGGCAAATCATGTACCAGCAGGCTACTATTTACCTAGATATGGATAGGCAATATGAAGCTGTAAATCAGATATTTCATAACATAAAATCATCAGGTATCCCCAAAAGCATAAAACCCGTTTCTAATAATTTCATTGTATTATCTAATTTGTATTTGAAGCTCGGAGAAGATTCTTTGTGGGCTCATTATTTAAGAAAGTATATTGTTGCATCGAACGAATATTATAATAAAAACAACAAACCTATTACTATTCAACAAATAGACAACTTCTTTCTTGCAGAGCTCAGTTTGTACAAACATGATGCCGATAACACATATAAATACTTAAAGGAGGCACAGCGACTTTATCAACAGCATAAACTTTCGACGGAAGTCTACCATCGCTCTTTAATCATGGTGCTTAATACCTGTATTAAATACCATAATGAACGGGAAGCCCCCAGAATAATGGCAATGATTCATCCTAGTTATTTTTATCGACAAAAATCTCCTGAAAAGGCCGCCTATTATTTCTACCGCTCCGTGATTCATGTCTATAATAAAGACTACTCAAAAGCTCGAAAAATGCTTAATAAACGTGCTGTAATTTGTAAAAATACTATAGAAGATAATATGCTTGTTCTTGAAACCCAATTCAAAGTACTAGAACATGAAGGGAAATATAAAGAGGCGCTTTATATCTATAAAAAAATGGATAGTCTTAGTGCAAGACAAAAAGAAAAATTAAAAAAATTAGAATTAAAAACTCTTGAGCAAAAACTTATAGATGATTATAATAGTTTGCAGATCTACTCGATGAAACAAAAGGTCAAAATACAGTCTCTGGAAAAAGTACAACAACAACAACAACTTCTAGTAGCTCAGAAAAAAATCATTCTGATTTCTATATTACTAATTGGCTTATTTGTAATGTTAGTAATTTTTATTAATCTGGGTTCAAAGCTAAGAAAACAAACTAAAAAACTTGCTTTACTCATAGAAAACAAAGACCGAATATTCTCTATCATTGGGCATGATTTACGAGGGCCTATTATTTCTATTTTGAGCCTATCACCACAAATTAACAGGCCTGGCTTTCAACTAAATCAAGAAAAATATCTAAAAAACTTACTATTTACAGTCGATAATCTATTACAATGGTCTATTTCGCAACAAGAAAAAATTTTTCCAAAAAGAATAGAAATTAATGTATTCGATGTCATTGAGGAGGTTTTGGAAGAATTAGAAGCATTCATCCAACTGGCAGAGGTAGACATCAGGGTGAATTACAATATCAATGATACGATTGTCGTATTTGATGAATATCATCTTAAAATTATTATTCGCAACATTTTACATAATGCTATCAAATTTACTCCTAAAAAAGGGGCTATTTATATATATACCACTCATACAGATTTTTTAAATATCCATATTCAAGATACTGGCAATGGCATAGGCTCTTCAGTACATCATACCAACGCCCGAAGTACAAAAATAGGATTGGAACTTGTTCATAAATTGATCGACCTTAACAAAGCAAAGCTAAAAGTAGTCTCCCAACAAGGAATAGGAACAAATGTTTCCATTATATTTTGGGGTTAA
- a CDS encoding TonB-dependent receptor, translating into MKNYILLLILLCGGSFAVLAQQNKVKQYTTFEGVVRDSSDSKPLESATIRIEQQGVFTDKTGKFSVLIPYGEYSVIISMLGYRSFRRRIAFKQPTLRLEVSLVNVAKELDEVMVTTQGVDKNIERPLLGVTPLSIKTIKKIPAIMGETDILRGIQMLPGVTSVGEAANGVNIRGGTTDQTLMLLDDTPIFNPTHLFGLFSVFTPDAIAGLELYKGGIPARFGGRTASVLDVSMLNPSLTQTKVTGGISLVSNRATIETPLIKNKLGLLVSARGSFNDFLFKLGSARLENIKANFYDVATKLFYKMNDKHTFTLSGYLSKDFFQTDLLGTIGNINATATQYDYRSVNASLKWFYLVNSQFNIQSTAIFTSYQPKTLLPELNTDNKVAIESEILYRQLKTNFNYIPNQQHRLEFGVSSIWYDISPGTLNPNKSTSVNYSAIPREKSIEAGIFAEDEITVNSKLTLSVGLRYAQYWSMGPTTLRQYQSDVPKSDFTVIDSTIYRAGQVAQTYGGLEPRIALKYSLNNSSSLKFGYNFIRQYLQVVSNTTTPLPTSRWATSNAYIKPQSSQLWSVGYFKNLKDNIYEFSLEGYYRQNENVLDYKPGSDFLLQPYLETQILQGKAQAYGLEVMLSKKKGELTGWINYTFSRSLNQIKVSDRYEEQINGGKWYPSNFDRPHSFNSSLIIGQGAHHEFGFTFVYNTGRPFTVPSGIVRFDGVNYPFYQDRNNERIKDYHRLDFSWTIRNPSMKKRRWEGSWTFTVYNLYARKNAYSVYLRTENGIKAYQLTIFGSPIPSLTYNFKFI; encoded by the coding sequence ATGAAAAATTATATACTATTACTGATACTTTTGTGTGGAGGCAGTTTTGCTGTTTTGGCACAACAAAATAAAGTTAAGCAATACACTACTTTTGAGGGTGTTGTCCGTGATTCTAGCGATAGCAAACCCTTGGAATCGGCAACTATTAGGATAGAACAGCAAGGGGTATTTACGGATAAAACAGGAAAATTTTCGGTGTTGATTCCTTACGGAGAATATAGTGTCATCATCAGTATGCTAGGTTATCGTAGTTTTAGAAGGAGAATAGCTTTCAAACAACCCACTTTGAGGCTAGAGGTTAGCTTGGTGAATGTTGCCAAAGAACTAGACGAAGTAATGGTAACTACACAGGGTGTTGATAAAAATATAGAGCGGCCACTGTTGGGGGTAACGCCTTTGAGTATCAAGACCATTAAAAAAATCCCCGCAATTATGGGTGAAACAGATATTCTGAGAGGTATTCAGATGTTGCCGGGGGTTACTTCTGTCGGTGAAGCTGCCAATGGTGTTAATATTAGAGGAGGTACTACCGACCAGACTTTGATGTTACTAGACGATACCCCTATATTTAACCCGACACACCTTTTTGGGCTATTTTCGGTATTTACCCCCGATGCTATTGCAGGTTTAGAGCTTTATAAAGGGGGAATTCCTGCTCGTTTTGGTGGTAGAACGGCATCTGTATTGGATGTTTCGATGCTTAATCCTAGCTTGACCCAAACCAAAGTTACGGGGGGGATTAGTCTGGTTTCAAACAGAGCAACGATAGAAACACCACTTATCAAAAACAAGTTGGGGTTATTGGTGTCGGCACGAGGCTCGTTCAATGATTTTTTATTCAAATTAGGTTCGGCTCGTTTAGAAAATATCAAAGCTAATTTTTATGATGTAGCTACCAAGCTGTTCTATAAAATGAACGATAAACATACCTTTACGTTGTCGGGGTATTTGAGTAAAGATTTTTTTCAAACAGATTTATTGGGAACAATCGGAAATATCAATGCTACAGCTACTCAATATGACTATCGCTCGGTAAATGCTTCGCTGAAATGGTTTTATTTGGTCAATAGCCAATTTAATATCCAATCTACCGCTATTTTTACGAGTTATCAGCCCAAAACACTCTTGCCTGAGCTAAATACCGATAATAAAGTGGCGATTGAGTCCGAAATTTTGTATCGTCAACTCAAAACCAATTTTAATTATATACCCAATCAACAACATCGCTTAGAGTTTGGGGTGTCATCTATTTGGTATGATATTAGTCCAGGAACACTCAATCCCAACAAATCTACAAGTGTAAATTACAGTGCTATTCCACGAGAAAAGAGTATCGAAGCAGGTATTTTTGCCGAAGACGAAATTACAGTAAACAGCAAACTTACTTTATCTGTTGGTTTACGATATGCTCAATATTGGTCTATGGGCCCTACTACTTTGCGACAATACCAATCAGATGTACCAAAATCTGACTTTACAGTAATTGATTCTACTATATACCGAGCAGGGCAAGTAGCTCAGACTTACGGAGGTTTAGAACCTCGAATAGCCCTAAAGTATTCGCTGAATAATAGTTCTTCATTGAAATTTGGCTATAATTTTATTCGCCAATATTTGCAGGTAGTATCTAATACTACTACACCATTACCAACCTCACGATGGGCAACCAGCAATGCCTATATCAAGCCACAAAGCAGTCAATTGTGGTCGGTAGGATATTTCAAAAATCTGAAAGATAATATTTATGAGTTTTCGTTGGAAGGTTATTATCGCCAAAACGAAAATGTATTAGACTATAAGCCAGGGTCCGATTTTTTGTTACAACCATATTTAGAAACACAAATTTTGCAAGGTAAAGCCCAAGCATACGGATTAGAAGTAATGTTGAGTAAGAAAAAAGGGGAACTCACAGGCTGGATTAACTATACTTTTTCACGAAGCCTCAATCAGATAAAAGTAAGCGACCGCTACGAAGAACAAATCAATGGGGGCAAGTGGTATCCTAGTAATTTTGACCGTCCTCATAGCTTCAACTCAAGCCTTATTATTGGTCAGGGGGCACACCACGAATTTGGTTTTACTTTTGTGTATAATACAGGCCGACCGTTTACTGTACCCTCAGGCATTGTTCGTTTTGATGGCGTAAATTATCCTTTTTACCAAGACCGAAACAACGAACGCATCAAAGATTATCACCGACTAGATTTTTCATGGACAATCCGTAATCCAAGTATGAAAAAACGCCGTTGGGAGGGTAGCTGGACATTTACGGTATATAATCTATATGCCCGCAAAAATGCCTATTCGGTATATCTCCGTACCGAAAATGGTATCAAAGCCTACCAATTAACTATTTTCGGCTCGCCGATTCCTTCACTGACTTATAACTTCAAGTTTATATAA
- a CDS encoding MFS transporter has protein sequence MTQTKKTTKTRWTVCALIFSATTINLLDRQVLGILASDLQKKIGWTELEYGYIVSAFQFSYAIGMALVGRLLDKVGTRLGYTLSIALWSLASMAHAFVGSAWGFGIARIFLGISEAGNFPAAIKATAEWFPAKERSIVAGIINAGSNMGVIVAALAVPFLAIHWGGQTAFLATGILGMAVSAWVWLFYRVPQQHSKVSKEELAYIEQDSVIQDEPIKWTKLLSYRQLWAFTIMKFLIDPVWYFYLYWLPKFLDKAFGIPLGKLSLPLMTVYLLSDVGSIAGGWFPTWLIKRGYSLHKARRTAFLVCAMAVLPMFFGTYYTNLWIAVILVGIALAAQQAWSSNAYTLVSDLFPSNAVASVVGFGSMAGALGGVLFSMIIGWVLNQTGSYAPLFAYAASAYFIAFGVLSWLVPKIEPIR, from the coding sequence ATGACCCAGACTAAGAAAACAACGAAAACCCGCTGGACAGTTTGTGCTTTAATTTTTTCAGCTACCACTATCAACCTCCTCGACCGACAAGTATTAGGGATTCTTGCAAGTGATTTACAAAAGAAAATAGGCTGGACAGAACTCGAATATGGCTATATTGTAAGTGCCTTTCAGTTTTCGTATGCTATCGGAATGGCTCTTGTAGGTAGATTATTGGACAAAGTAGGAACTCGATTGGGTTATACGCTTTCTATAGCATTGTGGAGTCTAGCCTCGATGGCACATGCCTTTGTAGGGAGTGCATGGGGTTTTGGAATAGCCCGAATTTTTTTAGGAATATCAGAAGCAGGTAACTTTCCTGCAGCTATCAAAGCTACAGCCGAGTGGTTTCCTGCCAAAGAGCGGTCGATTGTTGCAGGTATTATCAATGCCGGGTCCAATATGGGCGTAATAGTAGCTGCATTAGCAGTTCCTTTTTTGGCGATTCATTGGGGGGGGCAAACAGCATTTTTGGCTACAGGTATATTAGGTATGGCTGTAAGTGCGTGGGTCTGGTTATTTTATAGAGTACCACAGCAACATTCAAAGGTTTCGAAGGAAGAACTCGCCTATATAGAGCAAGACAGTGTGATTCAAGATGAGCCGATTAAGTGGACAAAACTCTTGTCCTATAGGCAATTATGGGCATTTACCATCATGAAGTTTTTGATAGACCCCGTTTGGTATTTCTATTTGTATTGGTTACCCAAATTTTTGGATAAAGCCTTCGGAATACCTTTGGGCAAGTTGAGTTTACCGTTAATGACCGTTTATTTGCTCTCCGATGTTGGGAGTATAGCAGGAGGGTGGTTTCCAACATGGCTTATCAAACGAGGATATAGTTTACACAAAGCTAGGCGAACAGCCTTTTTGGTATGTGCAATGGCCGTATTGCCAATGTTTTTTGGTACATATTATACCAATTTATGGATTGCTGTAATATTAGTTGGCATTGCATTAGCAGCTCAGCAAGCATGGTCGTCCAATGCCTATACCTTGGTATCTGATTTATTTCCGAGCAATGCCGTGGCTTCAGTGGTGGGTTTTGGAAGTATGGCAGGGGCATTGGGAGGAGTATTGTTTTCGATGATAATAGGTTGGGTTTTGAATCAAACAGGGAGTTATGCACCATTATTTGCTTATGCAGCAAGTGCTTATTTTATAGCCTTTGGAGTATTGAGCTGGCTTGTTCCTAAAATTGAGCCTATTCGATAA
- a CDS encoding shikimate dehydrogenase family protein, which translates to MPIPTTPFIDGKTLVFATPGYPVSQIRLPILMNHVFPFLGLNAIWIPIEVQPQNLQSIFTTFRNFENFKGMTIAIPYKNPLVNDVDEATERARRSGCVNLIRFDEQGRSFGDTVDGLGFVTGLLAKGITVQHKSVFLVGTGGAGCALAVALCDAGIQKLYLKDIFIEKAQNLAQKLSSFYPDIIFETTTEPPANIDLAINASNSGLQISDPLPFDPCYFEKSTVVADIIMKPKETKLLERAATNGYIIHHGHHTLDYQISLYLDFFGIEHDPEAVLQLVQSIP; encoded by the coding sequence ATGCCGATTCCAACAACACCGTTTATAGATGGGAAAACGCTTGTTTTTGCCACTCCAGGATACCCTGTATCACAGATACGATTGCCGATTCTTATGAATCACGTTTTTCCTTTTCTAGGACTTAATGCCATTTGGATTCCAATCGAAGTGCAGCCTCAAAATTTGCAGAGTATTTTTACAACCTTCCGTAATTTTGAGAATTTCAAAGGAATGACTATTGCTATTCCATACAAAAATCCTTTGGTTAATGATGTGGATGAAGCTACCGAGCGAGCTAGGCGTTCGGGGTGTGTCAATCTGATTCGTTTTGATGAGCAGGGGAGGTCGTTTGGCGATACCGTAGATGGTTTGGGTTTTGTAACAGGGTTGTTGGCCAAAGGTATTACAGTACAGCATAAATCGGTCTTTTTGGTAGGTACAGGTGGGGCAGGTTGTGCCTTAGCAGTGGCCTTGTGCGATGCAGGTATTCAGAAATTATATTTAAAAGATATTTTTATAGAAAAAGCCCAAAATTTAGCTCAAAAATTAAGTAGTTTTTATCCTGATATTATTTTTGAAACTACAACAGAGCCTCCAGCCAACATAGATTTGGCCATCAATGCTAGTAATAGCGGTTTACAAATTAGCGACCCCTTGCCTTTTGACCCTTGTTATTTTGAAAAAAGTACTGTAGTAGCTGATATTATCATGAAGCCCAAAGAAACAAAACTTCTAGAAAGAGCCGCTACAAATGGGTATATCATTCATCATGGACACCATACTTTAGACTATCAGATTTCGTTATACCTCGATTTTTTTGGAATAGAACACGATCCCGAAGCGGTACTACAATTGGTTCAGTCGATACCTTAA
- the rhaT gene encoding L-rhamnose/proton symporter RhaT, producing MESIFGLIFHSIGGFASGSFYIPYNRVKSWAWESAWIIGGVFSWLLVPYLAAYLTIPDFMGIIQQTDHTILFWTYIMGLLWGIGGLTFGLAMRYLGMSLGMSIALSLCSTFGALLPAVYRDLFTTDTVGTFTYMITHTGGQVVLLGVLVCLAGIVVCGKAGMMKEAELTDAQKKETIKEFNLTKGLIVAVISGSMSACFNFGIEAGKSMADVAVANGCNPLFQNNVIFIVVLWGGFTTNFIWCMYLNTKNKSFGDYLNKQSPLRKNYTFAAVAGTTWFLQFFFYGMGESKLGNGASSWILHMATIILTSNCWGIFFGEWKGVSKPTFRTILLGIGIILLSVIIVGIGNSL from the coding sequence ATGGAATCAATTTTTGGTCTTATTTTTCACTCAATTGGAGGCTTTGCTTCTGGTAGTTTTTATATTCCTTACAATCGTGTAAAATCGTGGGCTTGGGAAAGTGCTTGGATAATTGGCGGTGTTTTTTCTTGGTTGTTAGTACCCTATTTAGCGGCCTATTTGACTATCCCCGACTTTATGGGCATAATTCAGCAAACCGACCATACCATTTTGTTTTGGACATATATCATGGGGTTATTGTGGGGTATCGGTGGGCTTACTTTTGGGCTAGCCATGCGTTATTTGGGAATGTCGTTGGGGATGTCGATTGCCCTAAGTTTATGCTCCACTTTTGGAGCATTGTTACCCGCTGTTTACCGTGATTTATTTACTACCGATACTGTTGGTACGTTTACCTATATGATTACGCATACGGGTGGGCAAGTGGTACTGCTAGGAGTATTGGTTTGTCTGGCGGGTATTGTAGTTTGTGGCAAAGCAGGCATGATGAAAGAGGCAGAACTGACCGATGCCCAAAAGAAAGAAACTATTAAGGAATTTAATCTGACCAAAGGGCTAATTGTGGCAGTTATTTCGGGTTCTATGAGCGCATGTTTTAATTTTGGAATTGAAGCAGGCAAATCAATGGCCGATGTAGCCGTAGCCAATGGGTGTAATCCTTTGTTTCAGAATAATGTCATTTTTATAGTGGTACTTTGGGGAGGTTTTACTACCAATTTTATTTGGTGTATGTACCTCAATACCAAAAATAAATCTTTCGGTGATTATCTCAACAAGCAGTCGCCTTTACGCAAAAACTATACCTTTGCGGCGGTTGCAGGCACAACATGGTTTTTACAGTTTTTCTTTTATGGAATGGGCGAAAGCAAACTCGGCAATGGTGCAAGTTCGTGGATTTTGCACATGGCTACGATTATCCTAACCTCTAACTGTTGGGGAATTTTCTTTGGTGAATGGAAAGGCGTTTCCAAACCCACCTTTCGTACTATTTTGTTGGGCATTGGGATTATCCTTTTATCTGTAATTATTGTAGGCATAGGTAATTCATTATGA
- a CDS encoding LysR family transcriptional regulator: MELRQLKYFIEVAKELHFGKAAEKLCISQPALTKQINLIEAELGIELFDKAKRLNHKKVALTEAGRFLLRDATRFSEQFDRMLENTKKVGQKNKQLLLGIYRLMTKSHVAQITKLLLDKNPNTAIKLIEYQTSVEVQEGLIKEEIDLGITHLPLLYKGLSYDYYEESYLKVILPINHPLANYKKIKIEQLRNEKWIEVNKAIHIVYDEIERRCRAIGFSREANIIQEVTSIELLISLVGIGIGIGVIPSYVIINDVGVVAKDLEFSDDIANAKLILSQIVAFKK; the protein is encoded by the coding sequence ATGGAGTTACGACAACTAAAATATTTTATAGAAGTAGCGAAAGAGCTTCATTTTGGAAAAGCTGCTGAAAAACTTTGTATTTCTCAGCCTGCACTTACCAAACAAATTAATTTGATAGAAGCCGAATTAGGAATAGAACTTTTTGATAAAGCCAAACGTCTTAATCACAAGAAAGTAGCATTGACAGAAGCAGGAAGATTTTTGTTGAGAGATGCCACTCGCTTTAGTGAGCAGTTTGACAGAATGCTAGAAAATACCAAAAAAGTAGGCCAAAAAAACAAACAATTGCTATTGGGTATTTATCGACTAATGACCAAAAGCCATGTAGCTCAAATTACAAAACTGCTACTTGATAAAAATCCCAATACCGCTATCAAACTCATTGAATACCAAACCTCTGTAGAAGTGCAAGAAGGTCTTATTAAAGAAGAGATAGATTTAGGAATAACTCACTTACCATTACTTTATAAGGGTTTAAGCTATGATTATTATGAAGAAAGTTATTTGAAAGTGATTCTCCCTATCAATCACCCTTTGGCTAATTATAAAAAAATCAAAATAGAACAGCTTCGCAATGAAAAATGGATAGAAGTAAATAAAGCAATCCATATTGTGTACGATGAAATCGAACGCCGCTGCCGAGCCATAGGGTTTTCTCGTGAAGCCAATATTATTCAGGAAGTAACGAGTATTGAGTTATTAATAAGTTTGGTAGGAATAGGAATAGGTATTGGCGTAATACCCTCTTATGTTATAATCAACGATGTTGGGGTTGTAGCCAAAGACCTAGAGTTTAGTGATGATATTGCCAATGCCAAACTCATTCTGAGTCAAATTGTGGCATTCAAAAAATAA
- a CDS encoding GntR family transcriptional regulator: MKKELFLEYLIIDEFSATPKYQQLVNSVLSGIRQGILTTGDLLPSINELSIEFDISRITVEKGYNELRKLGVLKSSPGKGYFVASTFLSQELKIFLLFNKLSTHKKIIYDAFVKTLGDKAAIDFYIYNNDYVLFSKLLSQQKSNYTHYVVIPHFIDEEEKAYKLLDQLPKDKLIIIDKKIKDIQGSYGAVYENFEKDIVNALTEALDALSKYHTIKLIFPENSYFPQEIIKGFITFCSNYAFNHHIVHHLSDEPVNEGEVFINLMEDDLVKLLEKIIALNLTVGEHVGIISYNETPLKKFIMKGLTTISTDFEAMGITAAQLVLNSSKEHIENPFYLSLRGSL, encoded by the coding sequence ATGAAAAAAGAACTTTTTTTAGAATATCTTATTATCGACGAGTTTTCGGCTACACCCAAATACCAACAGCTTGTCAACTCGGTATTGAGCGGTATTCGCCAAGGTATACTTACTACTGGCGATTTACTGCCTTCTATCAATGAACTCAGTATCGAGTTCGATATTTCACGAATTACCGTAGAAAAGGGTTATAACGAGCTTCGGAAATTAGGTGTTCTAAAATCGTCGCCAGGTAAAGGGTATTTTGTAGCAAGTACATTCTTGTCGCAAGAGCTCAAGATATTCTTGTTGTTCAACAAACTCAGTACGCACAAAAAAATTATTTATGATGCTTTTGTAAAAACCTTGGGCGACAAAGCCGCTATAGATTTTTATATCTATAACAACGACTACGTACTTTTTAGTAAACTACTGAGCCAACAAAAAAGTAATTATACCCATTATGTAGTAATTCCACATTTTATTGATGAGGAGGAAAAAGCCTACAAATTACTCGACCAATTGCCCAAAGACAAGCTTATTATTATTGATAAAAAAATCAAGGATATACAAGGGAGCTATGGAGCAGTATATGAAAATTTTGAAAAAGACATTGTCAATGCTCTTACCGAGGCATTAGACGCTTTGAGTAAATACCATACTATCAAACTGATATTTCCTGAAAATAGCTATTTTCCACAAGAGATAATCAAAGGATTTATTACTTTTTGTAGCAATTACGCTTTTAATCACCATATTGTTCATCATCTTAGCGACGAACCTGTCAATGAGGGAGAAGTATTTATTAACCTAATGGAAGACGATTTGGTGAAGTTATTAGAAAAAATCATCGCCCTTAATCTAACCGTTGGCGAACACGTAGGTATTATTTCTTATAATGAAACTCCATTGAAAAAATTTATTATGAAAGGGCTTACAACAATTTCGACCGACTTTGAAGCGATGGGCATTACCGCTGCCCAATTGGTACTCAATTCGTCGAAAGAGCATATCGAAAACCCTTTTTATTTATCATTAAGAGGTTCTTTATAA